One Exiguobacterium sp. BMC-KP genomic window, TCCAGTCGCCATACAGATGATGAAGAAGGTACTTTCATCATAAGATACGTCTATTAAGGAAATGTGAATCTACTGTGAAATTCAGCCATGTTTTGGTAAACGAATCGTAAACGTCGTTCCTTGCTGTTCCGCCGATTCGATTTCGATCTCACCGTGGTGAAGGTCGACGATGTGCTTCACGATGGCAAGTCCAAGACCGGTACCTCCGGAATTACGGCTGCGCGCCTTATCGACGCGATAGAAACGTTCGAAAATGCGTTGTGTTTCCTTCGGATGGATACCGATTCCGTCATCTTTAATGATGAGTTGAACAGACTCTTCTCCATCTTCAAGTTGAATCCACACGTTTCCACCGTTCGGTGTGTAATTCAATGCATTTGCGACCAAGTTGACGACAACTTGTTTTAAACGATTCAAATCCGCTCGAATGAAGACTTCATCTTCTGTTTCGATATGAATCGTCATCTCTTTTTCTGTCGCTCGTCGATGCAAAAGTGCTGCCGTTTCACGAACAAGACTCGTCACATCAACAATGGCCGTCTCAAGCTGATAATTATCTTGTTCCAGACGCGAGAGTTCGAGTAAATCTTCCACCAAGGACTGCATCCGTTCGGATTCATCGTGAATGATTCGTAAAAACTGTTCTCGGATTTCCGGAACATCTTGCGCACCATCAAGTAATGTCTCGGCAAATCCTTTGATGGAAGTGAGCGGTGTCTTCAATTCATGACTGACATTCGCAACGAAATCTTTGCGCATCTGCTCCAGCTTTTTAATTTCCGTGATATCGTTGAAAACAACGGTCGTTCCTTGCACGCGGCCATTTTTATCAAAAATCGGAGCGGCACTAACCATAAACGTTCGACTATTAATACCGAATCGGACACTCGATTGTTTCCGGTTCGGTTTTTCGGTCAAATAAACGTCTTCAATTACTTGGCTCATCTTCTCATTTGGAAGCACGCGGTAATACAATTTCCCACTAGATGGTTCATGAATGTTGAACATCTCCCGGTAGGTGCGATTGACGAGGAGAACGTAGCCTTTCTCATCAATCAGCATGAGACCTGCTCCCATATATTCAATCAACGATTCAAGACGCGCCCTTTGCATCGCTTCACCAGACGATGCATTCTCAAGATTACGTGCTAATAAATTGATCGAACGTCCTAAATCACGTGATTCATCCGGTGCCGCTAACTCATAGACACGTGATTTGTAGTTTCCATGGGACAGTTCATGCAAAACATCTGTCGCTTCAGCAATTGGACGTAAAAATCGTTTCGTCGACCGATAGATCGTTAAGAATATAATTACTAACGAGGCGAGCAGGGACAATATAATGACTGTCCAAATCCGAGAATAGATGACATTCAAGTCTTTGGCGTAACGAATGAAGCTGACGTATACTTCTCCTCCATTCGAAGTTGGCACAGGTTTTGTAAATTGGACCACACTATCATCTGTCTTCGATTCAAATGTCCCCTCATCAGGAATAGCTGAGAAATTAACTGTCGCTACCTTTACTTTCGTGACGTCGACCGGTGTACCGGCAATGATTTCCCCGCGTCCATTAAATAAAATCATGTCGAAATTCGATTCGGCGTACAATTGATTCACATACTCGGCCATCTCAGAAACATCACGCCCCTGTAAGATCGTCTCGACAAGAGACGTTTCATCCATCAGCTTCTCTTTTTCATTTTGAACATAAAACTCTTTAAAGGATTGTCCCAGTAGAAAACCGAGCGCAATCAGTACGAGACTGATGAATGAGAACATTTTGAAGATGAAACGCTTTCGATACTTACTCATTCTGGTTTCGGCTCTTCCATCTTGTAACCTAAACCACGAATCGTTTTAATATAAATCGGTTTTTTCGTATTCGGTTCGATTTTTTCCCGGACGTGACTAATATGGACATCTACAATACGCGTATCGCCAACAAAGTCATAGTTCCAGATCGCAGATAGTAACTGATCGCGAGTCAAAACGCGTCCTTTATTCTTTGCAAGATAAACAAGTAACTCAAATTCTTTTGGTGTGAGCTCAAGCCGCTCTTCCGCCTTAAAAGCTTCATAATTATCCGGAACGATTTTGACGTCGCCAATTAAAATTGTACCGTCCGTCACTTCTTCTGGAGAGGATACTTGATGACTCATCCGTCGTAAAATCGCCTTTACGCGAGCAACAACTTCACGCGGGCTGAACGGTTTTGTCAAATAGTCGTCAGCACCGAGTTCAAGACCGAGGACTTTATCGAACTCATCATCTTTTGCCGTCAACATCAAGATGGGTGTATTGATTTTTTGCTGGCGAAGACGTTTACATACTTCAAGACCATCGAGCTCCGGTAGCATCAAATCTAGGACGATCAATGCAGCATCTTGTTTTTCCGCTAATTTTAAACCAGACATCCCATCATGTGCTGTTTCTACAATGAAACCGGCTTGTTCTAAGTTAAACTTCAACAACGTTGCAATCGACAATTCATCATCTACCACGATAATTTTATCTTTCAAACCTTGCATCCCCCTCAAGTTTGCTTCTTTTCGAATGAGGAATTCCGTGGAATCCGCTTCGTCTGTCTTCATCTTAACGACTTTTAATGGAAAACCACAAATCTTTCTGCGATTTCTTTACATAATCTTTAAAGGAGTACACGGATTCCTCCTGTTGATTCGTGTAAAACGTTCGAAAATGGGGAATCATTAGATATCGTTAACTTGTAGGAGGTCAAGTGTATGGAATGGAATCATCCCCTTTTTGCAGCCATCACAGCATGGTTCATCGCTCAAGCAGCGAAGCTCGTCACAAGTCTAGTACGGACACGGAAATTTGATTTAGAAATCATGTTCGCTTCCGGTGGTATGCCTAGTTCACATAGCTCGACTGTCGTCGCGTTAGCTGTCGTCATCGGTTTTCAGGAAGGATTCTCTTCCTCTATTTTTGCGCTTGCCGCCGTCTTTGCAACAATCATTATGTATGATGCGACTGGTGTCCGACAAGCAGTTGGTGTTCAAGCAAAATTGCTTAATGACTACTTCAAAGGGATTCGTCACGAGACTCCTCTTTTGAATGAACTCGTTGGTCATACTGAGTTTCAAGTATTCGTTGGTCTCCTACTCGGACTAGCTGTCGGTTTCCTATGGCCCATCTTCTTCTTTTAATTCCACGATATACAACAGCCCATCCAAAAATCGGATGGGCTGTTTGCGTATGAGATAGACTATGGTTTTAAGACGACCTTGATACATCCATCTGTCCGATCATTAAATGTTTGATAGGCAGAAGCAGCATCATCAAGTGCGACTCGATGCGTCACGATATCTGTTGGATCAAATTCTTTGTTGATGATTTTTTGAAACAGTTCCGGCATCAAATGGACGACGGGTGCTTGTCCCATTTTCAGCGTAATATTTCGAGTAAAGAAATCACCAAGCGGGAATTGATTATATTTTTTAGCGTAGACGCCCGTCAACTGTACGGTACCAAATTTCCGGACAGCATCCTTTGCAATATCGATGG contains:
- a CDS encoding response regulator transcription factor, which codes for MKDKIIVVDDELSIATLLKFNLEQAGFIVETAHDGMSGLKLAEKQDAALIVLDLMLPELDGLEVCKRLRQQKINTPILMLTAKDDEFDKVLGLELGADDYLTKPFSPREVVARVKAILRRMSHQVSSPEEVTDGTILIGDVKIVPDNYEAFKAEERLELTPKEFELLVYLAKNKGRVLTRDQLLSAIWNYDFVGDTRIVDVHISHVREKIEPNTKKPIYIKTIRGLGYKMEEPKPE
- a CDS encoding divergent PAP2 family protein codes for the protein MEWNHPLFAAITAWFIAQAAKLVTSLVRTRKFDLEIMFASGGMPSSHSSTVVALAVVIGFQEGFSSSIFALAAVFATIIMYDATGVRQAVGVQAKLLNDYFKGIRHETPLLNELVGHTEFQVFVGLLLGLAVGFLWPIFFF
- the pnpS gene encoding two-component system histidine kinase PnpS, translating into MSKYRKRFIFKMFSFISLVLIALGFLLGQSFKEFYVQNEKEKLMDETSLVETILQGRDVSEMAEYVNQLYAESNFDMILFNGRGEIIAGTPVDVTKVKVATVNFSAIPDEGTFESKTDDSVVQFTKPVPTSNGGEVYVSFIRYAKDLNVIYSRIWTVIILSLLASLVIIFLTIYRSTKRFLRPIAEATDVLHELSHGNYKSRVYELAAPDESRDLGRSINLLARNLENASSGEAMQRARLESLIEYMGAGLMLIDEKGYVLLVNRTYREMFNIHEPSSGKLYYRVLPNEKMSQVIEDVYLTEKPNRKQSSVRFGINSRTFMVSAAPIFDKNGRVQGTTVVFNDITEIKKLEQMRKDFVANVSHELKTPLTSIKGFAETLLDGAQDVPEIREQFLRIIHDESERMQSLVEDLLELSRLEQDNYQLETAIVDVTSLVRETAALLHRRATEKEMTIHIETEDEVFIRADLNRLKQVVVNLVANALNYTPNGGNVWIQLEDGEESVQLIIKDDGIGIHPKETQRIFERFYRVDKARSRNSGGTGLGLAIVKHIVDLHHGEIEIESAEQQGTTFTIRLPKHG